In the genome of Candidatus Eremiobacteraceae bacterium, one region contains:
- a CDS encoding PAS domain-containing protein produces MTTVISDEGFEAWRAAADTMPGMIFTARADGTVEFVNRRWLEFSGFAEDAVLDLAWRKIVHPDDLARTVAILMRALKTSTEMTLEARVRRPDGQFVWLHVSAAPMFGSDGKVVRWYGTAIDIDALKRAGEALREREALLIDSERRFRVLAEAIPVICWTADSEGWIDWYNRRWYEYTGQTPDEASGWGWQAAHHPDDFLEVMRRWPHSIATGDSFEMEFRLRRHDGLFHWFLTRAEPLRDANGTIVRWYGSNIDIDAQKKALERTKRIAETLQDVFLPKELPKPNGMRLDAVYLPAERDALVGGDWFDAFELPDGRLCFSIGDVAGHGLSASVVVGRLRQAIFTLAQRMDDPAKILEETDRILRRQDPDTLVTALVGFVDQTRRSLTYASAGHPPPMIAYDGNRPAEHLPTGELPLGIGDPIAVVNHVVPVTPDSVVALYTDGLVEFSHDVLGIEERLAEAVALVVGNTSIGRPALAVKDLIFRGRPPLDDAALMLIQFSHVDHDATSADASGLKRMWRFHSSDAFTAHASRHEIMAYLRRLALDPEQVFMGELILGEILANTVEHAPGLVEVDVDWMGEKPVVTIRDTGPGMRPMAATLPEDLLSEGGRGIYLITELSEGATIRPTPGYGTEVRAVLPIARKL; encoded by the coding sequence TTGACCACCGTCATCAGCGACGAAGGCTTCGAAGCGTGGAGAGCCGCCGCCGACACGATGCCCGGCATGATCTTCACCGCGCGTGCCGACGGAACGGTCGAGTTCGTCAATCGCCGCTGGCTCGAGTTCAGCGGCTTCGCTGAAGACGCCGTCCTTGATCTTGCCTGGCGCAAGATCGTGCACCCCGACGATCTCGCCAGGACCGTCGCGATCCTCATGCGCGCGCTGAAGACGAGCACGGAGATGACGCTCGAGGCGCGCGTGCGCCGCCCCGACGGCCAATTCGTCTGGCTGCACGTGAGCGCGGCACCGATGTTCGGTTCCGACGGCAAGGTCGTGCGCTGGTATGGCACGGCGATCGACATCGATGCGCTCAAGCGCGCCGGCGAGGCGTTGCGCGAGCGTGAAGCGTTGCTCATCGACTCCGAGCGACGTTTCCGCGTTTTGGCCGAGGCTATCCCCGTCATCTGCTGGACGGCTGATTCGGAGGGCTGGATCGACTGGTACAACCGGCGCTGGTACGAGTACACCGGGCAGACGCCCGATGAGGCGTCGGGTTGGGGTTGGCAAGCCGCACATCATCCCGACGACTTCCTCGAAGTCATGCGGCGCTGGCCGCATTCCATCGCGACCGGCGATTCGTTCGAGATGGAGTTCCGTCTGCGCCGCCACGACGGGCTCTTCCATTGGTTCTTGACCCGCGCCGAACCGCTGCGCGATGCGAACGGCACGATCGTGCGCTGGTACGGCAGCAATATCGACATCGACGCTCAGAAGAAAGCGCTCGAGCGGACGAAGCGCATCGCGGAGACGCTGCAAGACGTCTTCTTGCCGAAAGAACTGCCGAAGCCGAACGGCATGCGTCTGGATGCCGTCTATCTGCCGGCCGAGCGCGACGCGCTCGTCGGCGGCGACTGGTTCGACGCGTTCGAGCTGCCCGACGGCCGATTGTGCTTTTCGATCGGCGATGTCGCGGGCCATGGGCTGTCGGCTTCGGTCGTCGTCGGGCGGCTGCGGCAAGCGATCTTCACCCTCGCGCAGCGAATGGACGATCCGGCGAAGATATTGGAAGAGACTGATCGCATCTTGCGCCGCCAAGATCCTGATACGCTCGTGACGGCGCTCGTCGGCTTCGTCGATCAGACGCGCAGGAGCCTGACATACGCGTCAGCCGGGCACCCGCCGCCGATGATCGCGTACGACGGGAACAGACCAGCTGAGCATCTGCCCACGGGCGAGCTGCCGCTCGGCATCGGCGACCCGATCGCCGTCGTCAATCACGTCGTGCCGGTGACTCCCGATTCGGTCGTCGCGCTCTATACCGATGGTCTCGTCGAATTCTCGCACGACGTGCTCGGCATCGAAGAACGGCTTGCCGAAGCGGTCGCGCTCGTCGTCGGGAACACCTCGATCGGGCGGCCCGCGTTGGCTGTGAAGGACCTCATCTTTCGGGGGCGCCCGCCGCTCGACGATGCGGCGCTCATGCTCATCCAGTTCTCGCACGTCGACCACGACGCGACGTCTGCGGATGCCTCGGGTCTCAAGCGGATGTGGCGCTTTCACTCGAGCGACGCGTTCACCGCGCACGCCTCGCGACACGAGATCATGGCCTACTTGCGCCGCCTAGCGCTCGATCCGGAGCAGGTCTTCATGGGCGAGCTCATACTCGGCGAGATCCTCGCCAATACGGTCGAGCACGCGCCTGGGCTCGTCGAAGTCGACGTCGATTGGATGGGTGAAAAACCGGTCGTGACGATCCGCGATACGGGGCCGGGTATGCGCCCGATGGCCGCGACGCTTCCGGAGGATCTCCTATCCGAAGGCGGGCGCGGCATCTATCTCATCACGGAGCTGTCGGAAGGCGCGACGATCCGGCCGACCCCGGGCTATGGTACCGAAGTCCGCGCCGTCCTCCCTATCGCGAGAAAGCTCTAG